The following coding sequences lie in one Mycobacterium sp. DL440 genomic window:
- a CDS encoding LysR family transcriptional regulator produces the protein MDAGRLRMLRELADHGTVAAVAQVLSMTPSAVSQQLKILQREAGVTLIEPDGRRVRLTDAGQVLVGHADAVLAALDRARAEMDAYRSRPRGTVSVSFFPSGAAMLLAPLILRAAEHGVQVLGRDIDVPAARGPAQLADFDVVVVHRDERDTASWGPRFEATELLREPLDVVLPPGHHLADRDQVRLAELSDEHWIGVEGGLMVDDVLNSIAILSGVQPRITQRINDFRVVEELVQVGTGIALMPRYVRLTRGLVRLPITDISVARRVEAVTRAGASTRPAVAVVLDELTGIASDIRSSTVEREHGRSALPTPP, from the coding sequence ATGGATGCCGGTCGCCTACGGATGTTGCGCGAGCTCGCCGACCACGGCACGGTCGCCGCAGTGGCCCAGGTGCTGTCCATGACGCCCTCGGCCGTCTCCCAGCAGCTGAAGATCCTCCAGCGCGAGGCCGGCGTGACATTGATCGAACCCGACGGCAGACGGGTGCGCCTGACCGACGCCGGGCAGGTGCTCGTAGGGCACGCCGACGCCGTGTTGGCGGCACTGGACCGCGCCCGGGCCGAGATGGACGCCTACCGCAGCAGGCCCCGCGGCACCGTCAGCGTTTCGTTCTTTCCCTCCGGGGCGGCAATGTTGTTGGCCCCGTTGATCCTCCGGGCAGCCGAACATGGGGTCCAGGTGCTCGGGCGCGACATCGACGTTCCTGCCGCCCGGGGCCCGGCACAACTCGCCGACTTCGATGTAGTGGTGGTGCACCGCGACGAGCGCGACACCGCCTCGTGGGGCCCGCGCTTCGAGGCCACCGAACTGTTGCGGGAGCCATTGGATGTCGTCCTACCGCCTGGGCATCATCTCGCGGACCGCGATCAAGTTCGGCTGGCCGAGCTCTCCGACGAGCACTGGATCGGTGTCGAAGGTGGGTTGATGGTCGATGACGTACTCAACTCGATTGCAATCCTGTCCGGCGTCCAGCCCCGAATCACGCAGCGGATCAACGATTTCCGTGTGGTCGAGGAGCTGGTGCAGGTGGGCACCGGTATCGCCCTGATGCCCCGCTACGTGAGACTGACCCGCGGGTTGGTGCGGCTGCCGATCACCGACATCTCGGTGGCCCGGCGGGTGGAGGCGGTGACCCGCGCAGGCGCGAGCACGCGGCCCGCGGTGGCCGTCGTGCTCGATGAACTTACCGGGATCGCTTCTGACATCCGCTC